GTTTTCTTTTGATCTCTTTCGGGCACTGACCAAAAGAAGAACCGTCACCGTACAGCGACCGGGTCCCAATCTCGCCGCTGATATTCCGACGATACTgccctctctctttcttgtgTGTTATTGTTGGTCTTCCGGTGTCGTTCTCCTTTTTATTATTCCTGGCGATACGGTATTACTGGTTCCCCTATTCCAGTTTCTTTCTTGCCAACGTGCTTCTGATTCGCCATATCTCGACCCACGAGCACCACCTCTCCACCGAGCAGCCCACCATTACCACTGTCCACTGGATCCCACGAGGTTCTGCTCtcccttcctttttttcGCTGTCTTTCTGTCTCTCGCGCACTGTCCGGACCGAAGCCTTTTTAGGGGCCGCTTGCTGCTCTCTTTTTAGGGTGACCGCCAGATTGACCCGAGCCCAATCCCCGTTCAGTACGCCGTCTGCGGGTGTTCTTCTAGTTCGGCCGTGGACAAACCTTGTTTTTTCTCATTTGGTTCTGCTCCCCTAAAGTGGTCATTTATTGAAATTAATCTCGTTATCTTAtttgtttttttttattACCGCCGGCCCTCGTGCCTGTCCTCCGCCGCGACCACCTGCACCAACACTATCTTCTGGTTCCCCTCCGTTGTTTCCTCTAGAGGCTGAACTAAGTCAATTAAGCATCGCGATCCCCGGAAAACGGGCGCAACGACAACACAACATCCGGAAAAAGCTCCTCTTGTGAACAGGGATAAGGAAGGATAAAatagagaaaaagagaaaaaaaaggtcTTCGACAAACTCTCACCAGACCTCACACCCCCCCGCCgatcctttcttttttctctcttctcaatCTTTTTCGGCGATACTCTCTACTACTACCGCGATTTTCTCTCCTTCACTTGACAAGCTACTGTCCGGAGATAATAGCAGGTCGaccaaaaagaaacaagcGCGCATCAGTTTTGCGTGTCGGACCTTGATTCTACAGTACGTGATATCACAGAAAAAAAATCATTCGCCGAACAGCAATAGGGAACCACACAGCAAGAGGCaaaggaggagaaaagaaaaagaaaagaaagcgaTTCTCTTAGCTGCCCCGTCGCCACGAGACTTTGATCtattcttttctcctcttttccCTTCTCCTTTCCCACTCAAACTTATTCTATACGACTGGAAGCTCATTTTCGACGCGTCGTCCGCACAAAAACAGGCCCCGCAGATTACTTGGAGGATAATTTTTCGGGAAAGACACAGAACAGAAACACCACCTATATGGATAACAGACCTGCTTCGGAGTACGCGCAGTCAGGTTCGCAATTTCCGTATCCACCGTCTGTCGCGCCCTCTTCTGAACTTCCAGCTGTAGACCAGGCTTCGGCTGCTGCAGCCCCTGCTCCCTACACCCCTCAAGCGGAGGTTCGCCCGGCTCCTCAGTATACACCCCAGCCCGACGTCCGTCCCACCGGGACAACCGCCAACATTTCGTCTTCCAACACCCCTCAGTCAGACTACGGTCTGAACCAGCCTCCTGCAGCCGCCGCCGCGCGCTCCCCCGCCTATGATTACATGCCTCGACCTCAATACCATCACGCGCCCAGCACTCAGGCCGGCGGCGCGGCAGGTATGGCTCAAGCAACAAGTCCGTCTATCACCACCCTCGGTAGTAGTGATGGTCAATCGCATATCGACCATCACACCCCATccaacaacatcaacaatAACCAAAACAACAACATGAAATCTGACATCGACGTTCCTATAGATCCCTCCATCGCAGCCTCCAGTCCCACCTATCCGCCTCCCTACTCGCCCTACCAGCCCCAGGGCCATGACATGACTCAGTATCAAGGtcatcctccgcctccgccgccacaAATGTATGCGCGCCCCGAATGGCCGCACGGTTACGCTCAACACGGACATCACATGCCTCCGTATACTGCCCCTGCTACTACGGTTAGTTCCACTACAAATTGTTCTCGATTTTCAGAAAGCTCATTGAATCTGTCTAGGTCTACTCGTTCGTCCCCATTCCCGGTGCCCAGCAACATAAGCGTCCCCGCCGTCGTTACGAGGAAATTGAACGGATGTACAAATGTGGATGGAATGGCTGCGAAAAGGCttatggcacattgaaccaCTTGAACGCACATGTCACAATGCAGTCGCATGGTGCCAAGCGGACTCCTGAAGGtatgcttttttttttttttgttttgttgATTTTTTGTCGGTTTCTCAAGACGTCGGAATGCTTCAATATGAATTGAGTTGTCGCAATGCCTCAATTCGGCTAGCGCGGGTTGGCGGGCGCTAGTCGAGTTACACTGCTTTGGTGCGCCCGGACCGCGCAGTAGTGCCCGTGGCCGGTGTGGAGGCTAATGCCTCGCTAATGTCACCTTGTGGCGGGTGGCGACAACATCGGCTAACTAAGCGCGTTCTAATTCAATGTTTGTTACATGGAACATTGACTGACATCATTTTTCTTTATAGAATTCAAGGAGATCCGAAAGGAGTGGAAGGCCCgcaagaaggaggaagaggctcAGCGCAAGGCTGCCGAGGAACGTGAACGTGCTGCTGCTCAGGCCGCTCAAGCCAACCATGTCGAAGCCCCTGGAGCGCCAGACCCGACGCAAACTGCGGCCACTCAACCTCCGGCCTACCCTGGCGGTGTCCGTCCTCAACTACCTCCGATCGGGTACCAACCCGCTGACGGCCAGGTGCACGGCGGTTACGGTGCCACCGGTGGTATGGTCTACCAGAACGGCCAGATGGCGTACCCTCCCAACTACCCTCACTCTCCTTATACACAGGGTGGTCAAATGTATCAACCACGTAAGTAGTTGTGccctcttttttcttgtgtTTGTTTTACCAGAATTGGGAAATCATGTGAAAGAAACCacatgaaaaaaaaaaaaaacaaaaaggcTGTCAAGAATCAGGCTTTGGGGTTTTCTTTCCATTTCGTCTTTCATTCTGTCTCTTCCGTTTTGTTTGTCCAAGTGGGATTATCAGCTGATCGATGTTGATGGCTTCCAGAAAACCAACCAGGCAGCTACCCACAATAAATGTTTCCTGCCCTTTCTTCTCTCATCTCCCTGTTCTTTTTCGGACTGCATGCTTTTAATAACAGTCTTTCTTAATCCTGTACTGCCAACCCCGGTCTAATTCTTGAGTCATTTTGCACATGATACCACTTTTTGGTCCTTGTTTAATTCGTTTTGTTCAAAGAGTCTTTTGTGACTTACGCTTCTATTATTTTCCAGTTATGTTTTATTCGAATTAGATCGTGTGGGAGGgacaaaagcaaaacaaaaGCAAACACACTACCTTAATCGATTGGGACCCCGAGAAACGAGGTTCTTACCCGCGAGGATTTCGGCTTACAGGACCACGACTCTATTTTTTCTTATCCTTCTTTCTCGGATTTTCTTGGAAGGGGAGGCTTTTCTTTGCATTAGCTGAGCAATACATCTTTTCTTGCTGTTTTCTACATGCGGTTTTTCGTCGTTTCAGCCCTTTGTTTTTGTTGCTGTTATGCTCGGTTGGTTTGCGTCTTTTTCTTCGCTTCTTGTTATTACCCTGGGCTTGACTGGCCTCTGCGTTGAACTGTGCATTATGCTCCGTGGATTGAATCTTTTGTCAGATACAGTTAATTGATTAGGAATGAGGTCGATGTTAGCTGAACTTCAAGCACATCCTTCTGAATATACTATAACAAATTGAACCAACATACCATACACACCACACAGCAACAAAGTACAGTATtaagacaaaaaaaaaaaaggcttAAAACAAGCCCCAACCATCCCTTAGCGGTACACAGACCCTCGATCTAGCGCATAGATGCTGCGTTAGTTCATCCTGTACTACGCACACGCTAGTCCGTCACAATTCATGGATCCGGGGCATTGGATGTATTATAGGGCGTGCGATTTCAATGTCTAAATCCGTGGTCCCTTGCTTGATTTGATTCGTTGTTAGCGTCAACTCTGTGGCGGCGGCGTAGGGCTGAGCGGAGTTTATTTGATTATTAGGGTAAGTCGGAGTTTTAAGGCGTCGCTTTTTTTCTGTTTGTGGTGTACATGAAAGGTGACAAATTCATA
This region of Aspergillus chevalieri M1 DNA, chromosome 4, nearly complete sequence genomic DNA includes:
- a CDS encoding putative C2H2 transcription factor (Con7) (COG:K;~EggNog:ENOG410PN3N;~InterPro:IPR039327,IPR013087;~go_process: GO:0006355 - regulation of transcription, DNA-templated [Evidence IEA]), which gives rise to MDNRPASEYAQSDQASAAAAPAPYTPQAEVRPAPQYTPQPDVRPTGTTANISSSNTPQSDYGLNQPPAAAAARSPAYDYMPRPQYHHAPSTQAGGAAGMAQATNPSIAASSPTYPPPYSPYQPQGHDMTQYQGHPPPPPPQMYARPEWPHGYAQHGHHMPPYTAPATTVYSFVPIPGAQQHKRPRRRYEEIERMYKCGWNGCEKAYGTLNHLNAHVTMQSHGAKRTPEEFKEIRKEWKARKKEEEAQRKAAEERERAAAQAAQANHVEAPGAPDPTQTAATQPPAYPGGVRPQLPPIGYQPADGQVHGGYGATGGMVYQNGQMAYPPNYPHSPYTQGGQMYQPQNQPGSYPQ